The genomic region GGAACGATGTCAAGCAGTAATACCTCTACGCCAATATTGGCGAAGTGGCAGGCGATACCGCTACCCATAATTCCTGATCCAATGACAGCAACTTTATTGATTGTTCGCTTCATAATTATTTAGCTGAGGTTTCAGGTTTATAAATTTTTTTATTATTAATTAATTCCATTATCGTATGTGCTACTTCGATGAAGGTTCTAAGATCTTCTTCACTAACATTTTCTTTTACGGCTTCATCAAATCTTAATACCACACCTTTAGAGAAATTACGCATTTCCAGACCAAAATTTGTGAGATTTATAAGAACGCTACGACCATCTTCCGGATTTCTTTTACGAACGA from Zunongwangia profunda SM-A87 harbors:
- a CDS encoding MarR family winged helix-turn-helix transcriptional regulator, whose product is MKEKTIDYVLRATWMAVSKMYNEEAGKAGSTMATGFALLSIDPEKGTPSTSLGPKMGMEATSLSRILRTMEDKGIIVRKRNPEDGRSVLINLTNFGLEMRNFSKGVVLRFDEAVKENVSEEDLRTFIEVAHTIMELINNKKIYKPETSAK